In Bacteroidota bacterium, the DNA window CAGCTATCACTCGCATAACGAGAAGCAGCGCGCCGCCGAACTCACAGACGATCTGCGCGGCGGAACGACGATCGCGGTCGTCACCGATGCCGGCACACCCGGCATTTCGGATCCGGCCTGGGCCATCGTACGTGAAGCGATTCTGGCGGGGGTCGAGGTGGTGCCAATCCCAGGTGCCTGCGCTGCCATTGCCGGTCTTTCGGCAAGCGGGCTCGACACGAACCGATTCGTCTTCGAGGGCTTCCTGCCCTTGAAGAAGGGCCGCAAACGGCGGATCGCTGCCGTGGCCGCCGAAGAACGCACGAGCGTGATCTACGAATCGCCGTTTCGTATCAAACGATTGTTTACCGAGCTCATCGACGCATGCGGCCCCGAACGTGGCGCAGCCCTTTGCCGTGAGCTGACAAAACTACATGAGCAGATCTATCGCGGGACGCTCCGCGAAATCCTCAATTCCGTCGAGAAACAATTTCCGAACGACGTAAAAGGCGAATGCGTCGTTGTCATTTCGGGGGCAACCGATGTCCCCGAAGACGAAGAATAGTCGCCCGTTCGAGTTCACGCATCCCGCAAACCAGATGCACTTTGCACCCAGCGATTTTGAATCCGTCCACTGCGATTTCTGCGGTGCGGACGATTATACCAAGCGCTATGAGAAGCGCGGGTTCTGGATGGTACAGTGCAAC includes these proteins:
- the rsmI gene encoding 16S rRNA (cytidine(1402)-2'-O)-methyltransferase → MLYLVATPIGNLEDISLRAIRILQEADIVACEDTRHARILFERHGIKPRRLVSYHSHNEKQRAAELTDDLRGGTTIAVVTDAGTPGISDPAWAIVREAILAGVEVVPIPGACAAIAGLSASGLDTNRFVFEGFLPLKKGRKRRIAAVAAEERTSVIYESPFRIKRLFTELIDACGPERGAALCRELTKLHEQIYRGTLREILNSVEKQFPNDVKGECVVVISGATDVPEDEE